The window atatcatatcaaAAAACTAACgttttaactaaatattttatagacaatTTTTTCTTATACTATATAAAGGAGAACAGAATAAGTCATCGATATTACATAACATACAGAACATACATAACATTCCGAGTGCATTGACACACTTACATTGTACACGCTATAATACGATTAGTCTTTAACttgtgtatattatataggtaatgtTAGATGaatttatagaatattttttaatatgacgCTGAAATCATAATGTGTGTCATACGAGAAAGACAATGACcgttttaattgatatttccAATACTTCATGAAGATTGCTCAAGGCTCTGTCACtggcatggaattagtaagtactgtTGTACGaactacttactaaatccatggtcaCTGGTTAGACTGAGTCTTGAGCTTATTTATTGCTAGCGTACGTATGGAATCTCCAgtttctagatttttttctttaatcgGCTTTTACAATCTGCATGGAAGGGAATGCAACTGGCACATgctgtattttaatttatctctcagattcaataacttttttctttttgattttCGTTAATCTATGAATTACTTCaatttactgaaataaaacCTTCACATCAATTAACTTCTTtggcaaataaacaaaagcgagcaaaaaaatgaaaaattgacGCACTGCTTTGACAccacaaaaattcaaaaagtcATAATGTAAGTtctccaataaaatattatttttattcacaccatacattacaaaacagaaaaatgAGTGTCAAATGACTGAAGCGAGCGCTACTTAAACCTGGTAACtgtaaatttagaatacaaaACTTAAAATGGGGAAGAAGAAGAGACGTGTATTTCCCCGAAAGAAGCGTTCAGTATTCAGTAGGCCTCATCCgataaaaaggaaaatgatGATCAGGCAGAAACGGATGAAAGCATTCTTCCATAAACACAACCCAAAGATTGCAATAGAAAGGGGGATGAGAAGAATGGTCGGAGGAATCTATACAGTATCAGACAAAGTGAGAGATAAAATAGCAGAAAGCACACTAGCTCTGGACAATCCTTTCAGTGCACAATTCTATGAAGACCGTTGTGTGATTCAGTAAGCAATGAGAGTCACAACCATTGACGTTCCGTTCAAGACAGTTTTTCAGAAACCCGTGAATCAATAGACAATGTGGTGTTCAAATATAGTTAGCCATTTATAAAAACCTAAAATTCATTTttggtttaatttattgtagttCTTGTAATCCTAGTCTCTCGGCAGAATCATATTACACAAAGTAACTTTTCATCACCTATATCACTTTTTACCATCGGCTCAATCTCATCATAATATATGGACCGCGTGACCGGCATATAGTATAAACGCAAAAAGAGTTTggttgatgtcgtcaaggaggATTAGCGTGCCaatagtctgacaactaaaGGTGGACACTAGTCCATAGCACACTTCTAAATCACCGCTCCCACTCGGCAAGACgacgttcattgaaaagtgagctttgAAATGTTTTCTGTAGACATACTTTAACATTGATAAGACAAAAGCCGACAGCGAGCTCTCCGCTTatttgttgtcaatgtaaagtatgtcttCTAGAGACGCTTTAAGctcacttttaaataaaaagtcatcTTTGCGGGTAAGAGCGGTGAGATATAAACGTGTTATGAATGCGTCAGCACTTCAGACTGTGCATAgtgaaaaagtagaaaaatattaattgaccGTGACATTTAACGACTAAAGAACTAACCGGGAAATCGCTGTTATGAGATAGAAAGAGAAATATAGTaggatttaaaaatacatatacttatttctttATGTCTCATAGGTCCCGTTTGCGGCATAAAGTTCCTAGCCCTCCAGCCCAAAAACATGAATGATATAGAACATAATTCACAAAATTCCCACTTGCcaaaatacttacttatttctttcacgtcattttgttaatttaattatttatctgaaTAAGGCGTAAATGAAACGAAATTATTGAAAGCAAAATATaagcatttattaaaattttctttctttggttacatagctaaaataaataatgggtGCATTAcgttaaaatctttaaataatattcccaTACTTATGTATAGGAAGCAAATCTCTGTCTAAAGGTAGGAACTCTCCTTTGACGGGCATTAGATCAGTTCTTTTGAAATGGTCATCGTAATAAACATGTTGATCTTCAGTTTTGGCAGGAACTTGTATGATTTCTACCTGTGTTTTGGTATCGTCTTTTCTGTTAGCGTAACCGTGGGAATGGTCAAACATGCCTTTGAGACTTAGGACTGACGCCATGACAGTTGAAAAGAAACCCATCATTAGACctgtaaatagaaaaaatgttgataaaaatataattatttttgtgattgaGACCTTGGTAAAAAGGTTGTCTGCATGGCTATTTCACTTTCATCTGTTTCTTTCGCCAACCAATGCTTTGTTGTGTTCTAATTAAAAAGGTGAGAGAGGCAGTGCAAGTACAGAGTACTGGCAAAAGACCTTAGACCACAAAGTAGGTCTCTTAATCAAATTAGGTCTGGCTATGCCGTTCCGCCTGATTTTGGCAAAAGAAGAAAACTCAAGAAGTGCTTAATGTCGTCAAGGTTGATATATATGTGCCAATAATCTAAGTACTAAGGATGTTGAAAACAGAGCGAAATGGAGGagaaaaataggaaagcggaccctgggaaGAAATAGTTAAACCGGGAAAAGAGATAGAAGCAACTTTTTAATTGTCGGTCACAAAATGggtcaataatatttttttatttttagttcttCTATGCGTCAGTTTAGAATATTGATAGTTTGACAATAGTTGTACTATTGATAAGATTATAATAGgactattaattttatgaatggtATCAATAGCTTAGATGATTTTCAAGATTATCTATCGATAGATCAACTATTGATTGTGCTAATACTATCATGTACATTcttgaattatattatctacgggttgtttgtctttatttaacaaatccAAAATACCTTTAGCAGACAGAAACGCCAATGCCTTCAAAGCTACAGGTATCAGCAAACTCTTTGCTGCAAACAGCCCAAGAATCAGAGGCAAAATGTATTTCTTAGGTTTCCCCATTTTGTTACTCCCtttgttcttcttcttctcacTCTTCCTGATTATCTTGTAAATGCATTTCTTCACCTTGCCTTTCCTTTTCTTGTGACCTTTACTTTGCTTTGCTTTCTTAGATTTAACTTTCTTGtcgtttttcttttgttgtgGAGCAGGAGTTGTGGTTTTTATTGCCTTTTTATTTAGAGTCTTTGATTCGGTTTCACCTTGAAATATTCAATCAAATAGAATATCTAactaagaatatttaaatatatatttgtgttttttcaaTAGCTGTGCCCCGCGTTATTGCTTCCGTATGTTTTAGTTAACATACGTTATAATTACTCCTTTTCTCATGAATGCGAAATAGATTTTACTACATAAATTTACATGGCAGGTACTTCAGGGATCAGCGCGTTCAAAGTCTCTAAACATCCCcagtttaatttctgaacttAATTCGACCGAAAGCAATAAGTGCTAGGCCAGGTGGACCTCACTTATATTACCCATACAAAtatcctaatatttatatttagtatttttaccTACACCATAGTCTTATGAGGAATTGAATGGGTACTAGATAATAAATGAGGTCGGAATAATGTAACTCCCAACTAGTGAAAAAGTAGTCCTGGAAATGACCCAAACacttcctctttataatactagtatggACCTACCTACACGCATACACATCACAGCCTCACCTCGGTTTgacaattgttttgttttttaaatgacaTAAGATCAAGTCaaattctaatatatatttaccaaagtactatactatactatttaAAGTTTCATCAAAGCATGTTTCCCTCACTCTTCTTAAACATCTTGCCATtctttcctcagccgttgagcgtcgcagcccaggatccgcttaGATATGTTTTCAAACTCAATAGTAAACGTACTTACCTGACAAAGACCTTGCTTCAAAGTTGCCGTGAGTAATAAACCACTCCAAAGGTTCGGACCTATTAAACCTCTCCTCTACAAAGCTGTCCTTGTTCGTAGGACCAAATCCAAAAACAGTTTCGGTCTTGACTATTCCATAGTTGTTTGTGTTGTCCAAAATTATACCACGTGAGTAAGGCAgcattattttagtaattttagatatacgttttaattcttcatgttATTGATTGTATAAAGTAACACTTTTGTGCTAAAATTAGATGATGTTAAACAAACTTTTCCACAATTTTTGAAgagaaaacttctttagcggcgttgtgaactttttgtgatggataaaaagttataactcgcgtcaggacacgagACCGTAAGACgtaaaaaatgcacaacgttaacattcaagttttcacttctgccggcactcccggagtgcaacccgttttgtatttttttcaaaacgaCTGTCGAATGCACTGATGTATGGGCAATGATTTCTTACAGTACCATCGTTGACATTTATACTGTTACAATGAGTTCATTACGGCCTATGAAgcatatagttttaattgcCTTTTCCATATTATTAGCGACTTGAGCGAAAGCTACGAACATTGACCTTCGGTCGACgactataaaatttttgaaaattgcagtTAAGTATCCCAtgagatttatatattatattacccTTGGATTATAAAATACCCATGGGTATTTTGGGCAAATTTTGATGTGTGTCATTAAAGTTTAAGagtaattttgtaacaactaaTCAAAAAGAATTTTCTCAACataggaaatattatattttcctgtAGAATAAGCCCTTAATTCCTAGGAAACGTgacattttcattcaattcaaCACAAAATTCTCTCTGATATCTCAATGTATTTTCCATTTACGGCTTTTGCATTCACGGCTATGATGCCTAAAAACcacgattaaaaaataatcctaatcttgactgatattataaatgcgaaaataagtttgtttgttacctcttcacgttctatctactggaccaattttcttgaaattttgcatacatgaaGTCTGAAGTAAGgagttttctattttttatctccATCTCCATTGATCCttcctttcatcccggaaaaataattgttcgcGTAGGAAATTTAAGCGGGCGacgccacgggcaaaagctagttaaattataatttaaatcacGAATGCCAGGTGATAAGGGTTTAAACCGTGAAGGTTTAGGGTGTCCACTGATGCATAGAATAACCGCAATAATTGCGAATCGTGAACAATAGTATGGATTTTTGAAACGAAAGATTAGTAAGAGTTCCTACTCTTTCGTTTGCCTTTATatgtctaaaataataataaaaataattttattaataactttttgatcTGAatgtaaatagtttatttccCATTTTCTTTCTAATGCCACATTCAGAGATAAACAATTTCCCATTAAACCACTATGATTGAAATTATATGGAGCGTTGCAATTTCCAATAGATTTCATGTCTTTGATggataaaacacaaaattgaaGACACATTTTCTTGGACAACGTGAACTTATTCAaactattttctttaaatatttatcttaagtaattttatatcttcctagagatagtatttttttggcaaataattatatattagattAAAATGACGGAActgttttaaacaataaattttgtcgTGTTTTTATATTAGCGAAACGATTTTGCTGCAATgtcgataaaaaattatatttattatcattaaatataaaattaatataacaattaaaatggtAATAAAAGACGTAAACACTCAAAGCATGTGTataattgcatattttatattgtatgtagttcatattttatatatatttttctacaatATCATTGGTAACTATATTAGTGTAATAAATcgtcttatttataattttacatcatAAACACGTCTTTTCGATTTAGAATCAATATAATTCTCACTCACAAAATAACCATTATTTTACGTATAATCTGTCAAATTAATTCgattaaatctaaataataaattagttaataaattactatttacaaTGCGCGAGCTCTTAACTACAAAGGTTCAAAGTACAAAAGGTatcacttgatcacaatcgaAGTAAAAGGTTAATAAGTAGATTACAAATGGGACAATACTGCCAATGCATTAATCGGTGGTCGATTTTCTGCTAAAGTAAGGTGCTTATCCATTGCTGATATAATATTACCCATACACAAAAATTCAACATCAACTTGTGTGAAAACTTAGATGAAATCTACAAAGCTATAGATTCATGCAGCTATGGACGCGGCCTTAGACTAGTTAATACCAAAATGTTAACTTAAGTTGGATGGCAACTGCGAGTCTGTCGACTTTACCTAACTATTTGTCTAATACCCTCCCTTCTGGAGACCCATCACTGCTGCAAACAGCGCAAAGAAGAACCCTGCCAGGCCTGTGGCACCGACCAGCAGAATTAGACCACCGATCAATACAGGCACTAGAGCAAAATACTTCATTTTGTATGCCATCAACAATGGTACGACGTATTTCTTCAGCTTCCCAGCTTTCAGCTTGAGTTTTGGCTTCTTGACTTTCTTCTTGCCTTTTCCTTCTTCGATTTCACCATCCTCCTCCTCTTCCTCTTCTTCTTCCGGGTCTTCTTCATCGAGGCCAAGCATATCTGGAAAATGAGAAACGAATTgaatacaatttcattttatatattttctgtatttccTCATTGCTGTGATACAACTGAGGAtcgccaaaatatttttaagacttTTTACTTCTTTTCTCTACAAATCTAAACTGCTATTGCTAAAATATCTAGctcatacatattaaaaactcGTTGAAAGCCTATCTAAATCTAATCTTTGCATACCAGAAAGGAATCCATCTCATAATCATCACTAATTAGCTGTAACTTTAGGAGAAACGAGACAATGACGCACGCACATTTACGCGTTCTAAACTAACATAATTGACGGTTTATCTGGTATTGTAAATTGCGTGTATGTTCACAATACTAAGAAAGTTGATTCATGAATTCTTACATTGTGTAACATGCTACCATGTtagacataaataaagatgAGATACACGATACAAATATTGAGACTAGTGCACTAGTTAATCAAATAGATGATGATTAAAAACGATTGTGTAACCTATGTTAATGTTGAAATTCGGTGACTTTAATTGTCGTTTGTTTTGAGATTGAAATCGCAgccgaaaatatttaaatagatgcgTCGGAGTGACGATATTAATTAGTAAAGAAAATCTTGATTGatcatcataatttaaatgaaaaagatGTAGGTGAAGGACAATgtctaaataggtacttagatTCAATGTTACCTGTATGATACATCGCGAAGAAGAATATGTCACATTGGTAGGAATCGGTCAAGACAAAAACGTCAGACTggaaaataatgacattttgtaCCGTTCCCATTGAAACTACGAAATGGGATAGAAGTAAGCTGATGATGAAGTTGTGAGATTAATGacaatgtattaatatattataatgttacatCAATCTCACAACTAATAGGATTAATAAACGTGGATGAAAATTTTGtgacaacaaacaaaaattgacaaaattatatgCCTATAAAGAGCACTTCAAAGGTCTAAACTTAggtatcaaataattttatattttcactagACTCAGAAGAACCATTAACCCGCCACAAGTTGCTTGAACTAACGATTATAAAAACAGTGTATGCGCTAAGTacttttcatgaaaattaatttttcctTTTAGAAATTACCGTAATTATGCCAGAACTTCGGGTTATTTACAAAGTTGACCATGCATGTGGCCaaaaaatcgataaaatgtttttttgcatttaatttacCTAGTCGTTAGCCATATACCTTCCTGACTAATCCAAATAGGACATGTGCTAACTACACTATcgtcaatatacatatatatactaaacTTTCTCATTATAATTAGATTCAAACaaatgttacatttatatatttttagataaggTCATcgtataaagtataaaatattataaaaaatagtacgtagtaaactaatttattaatattattctattaatGGTATTggaatttaattactttgtaCCTATTTCGTAATAGCTCTGTCCAATTTACGTGTTCGTGAGCTTTACGTGTTCATCGGACCAACGACATTTACGAAACTTGTATTGATATgtttacatgaaataaaactactgAAAATGTTTATGGTTGACTGTTGACatacctattaaataaaaataaagaaagttagtgtaaagaagaagaagataattCTACAGTAATTTGTAAGAAAAAGCCATCGAAATACGACATCAAGGCCCTATCAATGTACCGCATGCCGACCGTGACGGACGATACGGTTATAACAGATATTTTAGATAGTCAGGCGGAAATGATTGCTGGTTTGATGAAATTCAGTCAGAGAGAGCGATGACAGGGTGGGCTGTAGTGATAGTACAAGTAATAGATACTATTAGTGCTCGGAATTGTATCCCAAATATGCCGATTTGTCGTTTGATAGTTGTAAACAACTGGACCATGATAACGAGGGTTTCAATTGggtttattgaaaatttaattgtatgagATATGATGAAGTGATTCTCTAACTgtcaaaataatcaaaatgaaaacagtaacaaattatagtgatacaaatataaaagaacctcaaatatttaaatgtcttGAAAGCTTTCATGTTTCTTCTAGCAGAAACTactgaatatattttgattaattttcgTAGAGGGACAGAACGAAACATGAATTTACAAATGTTAAGTCTTATTCTGATAATTCATTGAAATCTTAAGCTTCggtattgaattttattttatttgtaataatttttgaatctTTTACgataacattaatttgtaGATCTACTCCacaatatactatttattctTCACTTtcattaagaaaaaaagataaacattAAAGCTGAAGTATGTTtcgtctcgttctgtcaatggcaaattttttaaagtgctatagtgacaaaacatactttagcataAAATATGCTTTGACTTTATGCATAATAGTGTAAGGATAGGTGTATCTCATATACGatttcatatatatacacataaagTAGAAATAAATGACGGAACAATAATCACTTTCATGTTCATTGAATCACATCAATGGAATGTAGGAAGAAAACCATCAGAGTTCCTACACGCATTGAGGAAGTGCTAATTAGCATAGGGGTATCAATTAGGTACACGATTACTTGAGCTTGATGGAACAAAATCGTGTTATACACACGACGTACCTAGATAGGTAGTttttggtaggtacctacctatattattaaaagtagGTCATATTAGAATAGATACTCCAATTACgctaataatgaataaatattcattccatttaatttttgaccTCGAAGATCGAAGAAGggtaaactaaataaaaaattattcaattttaaagatGATTTCTTCAATGCTGTGGTATTAAAACTATCTGATGAATGTTATTGTCACCTGCTATCTGTTAACGCTTTGTATTCCTTAGATGCCTCAAACGACATCCAATGTAGGATATGAAGGggttctattctaggacgAAAATTACAGGGCGTGGCGATTGGTAAACTTTTATCCCTTTATGATCTTGTCAatctgtttatttaattaggtcTTTAGTGCCTAGTAGGCTATAAAGGTGCCTATGATTTAGATAGAAATCAGAATCAGAATGTTGTACGAAAAACGAAACAGAGTCAGAACGAGTCagatttgaaaacaaaacttgTACAG is drawn from Plodia interpunctella isolate USDA-ARS_2022_Savannah chromosome 24, ilPloInte3.2, whole genome shotgun sequence and contains these coding sequences:
- the LOC128680539 gene encoding uncharacterized protein LOC128680539; translation: MLPYSRGIILDNTNNYGIVKTETVFGFGPTNKDSFVEERFNRSEPLEWFITHGNFEARSLSGETESKTLNKKAIKTTTPAPQQKKNDKKVKSKKAKQSKGHKKRKGKVKKCIYKIIRKSEKKKNKGSNKMGKPKKYILPLILGLFAAKSLLIPVALKALAFLSAKGLMMGFFSTVMASVLSLKGMFDHSHGYANRKDDTKTQVEIIQVPAKTEDQHVYYDDHFKRTDLMPVKGEFLPLDRDLLPIHKYGNII